From Phaenicophaeus curvirostris isolate KB17595 chromosome 2, BPBGC_Pcur_1.0, whole genome shotgun sequence:
AGAAGCCAAAAGCTTCAGGAAATAGGATCTCTTCCCATAAGCATCTTTTCAGCTCCAGTTAGGAAAGGGGAAGGTAAACAATGAAATGTAAGCTTCAGGGTGACAGCACAGCAGTGAGATATAAGCGTTCATGTGATAATTCGTATGATTCACAATATGTTTCTGAGTGGCACTCCAAGATTCCAGTACTTAGTTTTTCATGATCCAGACAGAACCTGATTCCTACTTTCATCAAGCCTTGCCCACAGGAGCCCAGCCACGGCACAGGGCTTTGTGCAGCCTGGCTGGGTAGAGAGGAAGAGTCATTTCTTTAAAACCTGATCTCCTCTGGCTCCGACACAAATCCCGGGAACCAGCCTGAAGAAAGCTGCAGTTCCAATGCCTGGGTGATGCACGGCACCAGCAGTGATGCACAGCACCCGATCCATGACATGGAGCAGTATTAGGAAGCTGGTTCTCGCTGCAGCTAGCCGAAGACTGAAGCCTCAGAGAGAAGCATGCGGAATGCTTACTGAACCTTTCCAGGAGGACCAGGTGATCTCTGTGGGTAGTCAAGCGAAGTCACCACAGCTACACCTGGCATGCCCTGGGTGAATATTCTCCTGACCACTGGCAGCAGCGCTACATAACTGAGTAAGAAATAAGGGAGcacaaaagatgaaaacaaatacGGGAGGAGAAAAGCATCTTCTtgccaaggcaaagagggaagcGATGAATGATGATTACTGATGAATAATAACCCAGAATTAATAGAGAAGGGCAACAGCAAAAGCTGTGCAAAGAACACAAACATTTTATAATGAGGGTAAACAGTGATATTTGTAGGGTGGCCAGAACTCATTGCCCATTCACATAGTGCTTGTCTGCATTACATGATATAGCTGATGGAAGTGGCTAGGGCTATGAAATTACCCTTGGATGCTCTATAATTTTATCAGAAGAGCCCTTCcacaaaatgaaagctgttATAAAACTGAATGAGGGACTAGGTCTTCCTCTTCTTACTATTggtgttttaaatttaaatcagTCTCAGCAGCCGTATTTGGGAAGAATGTTGAGCTACAGAGGCTCAAGGGCAGCTGCCAACTTAAGCACAGCTACATTAAGCCAGAAATGCCGAGCCGAAGTGGAAGCAACCGCGCACAGTATTAGAAACCTGGATTAGAAAATTCATGCCCACCAAAGAGACCGGAAGAATCTAGATAGCtctatattattattttgaaagcagtaAAGCCTAGAGGCTCAAAAAAATTACCAGGCTTCATGATTAAAAGGAGGGACCACAACATAAAAACGTGAAAACAGACCAAGCCCTGTCTCAAGTTCTTTTGTGAAAGCAGAAAGTCTTGTTGACATTTCATCTTCCTATCAGTTCAGTGAACATAATCAAAAATTGACTACTACATTTTAATTAATCCTAGGCCATGCTGTCCCTACCTCACTTCTTGAGAGTATCTAACTGAAGAGCAGATCTGGGACCAGTTTTACAAAATCTCAAGCGCCGTCACTGCTTTTTTGATCTCTGGGGACCTGTGGGTGCTTAGCGCATCCCAAGATTAGGGCACCTTGTTCAGTACTGAAGTAGGTCAGAAAAACGTTGTtcctgcagggctgtggctTTCCCAGACACCTGCGCACCTCTGACTGTCAGTTCAGTGCTTCTCTTCTTGGTTTTCTCTGTCTCCTGGGCCACGATGGAtcctctccagcctcctcttGCTCCCCCTCCTTGATCTTCATCATATCAGATGTACCGGTCCCCGTTGCACAGGTTCCTCACCCTATCCATAGCTCCATGTCCCAGGCAGGACAATGCAGAGCCTAGCCCTACACGGTGCTGAGCGTGGCCCGGAAAGGACAGAGACACAGGGAAACAGCTTTCTTCACGCCACCCAGCCAGGAGAAAATATCCAAGAGGAGGGCGGATGAGAATTCTCAGGGAGCTTAGGCAGGTAGCAACGTCTGAAAGTGTGTACAAACCTGCCTGCAGATTCAAACCCTTTTGTCGTGGCATCTCTGGGAGATGCACTCGAGACATTTCACTGAGCTTGGAATTACCCTgacccagcaaaaaaaaaaaagcgagcTCGCACTTCCCTTTGTGTGCAAAACTTTCCTGCGGCTGCGTGGAACAAACGGCGGCAGGAGCTGCGGGACCTGGATAAACGTGTGTTCCCGGTGAGCTCCTTCTCCCGCCTCCCGAGCAGGGGAGCATCCATCCCGCAAGGGCACGTCAGGGATGCTCAGTCGCAGAGGTGCGTTTCCAAGCACgccaggaaataaaaaaaaaaggagggagggaggcgggggaagaaaggaaaaaaaaaaaaaaaaccacaacaaaccaGAGTGCGAAAGCCTGAGCCCAGGAGGCGCTTGATTGGTAAAAGTTTAGGTGTAAAGCAACGCGATGTGATGTGTGCCTGCCCGTCCCGGTCCCTTCCCCGCACGCCCCGCACCGAGCGGTCCCGCAGCGCCCGAgcgggacggggcggggggaCAGCGGGCACGGAGCGGGGAccggggaagggatggggacagggggagggatagggacagggagaagggatggggacatggagaagggatggggacaggggaagggatggagatcgggggaagggatggagatcAGGGAAAAAGGTGGGAACAGGGAGAAGGGACGGGGacaggggaagggatggagatcgtgggaagggatggagatcGGGGAAAagggtggggacagggggaagggatagggacaggggaagggatggggacaggaaggGGTCAGACAAAGGGATGGAGTCAGGGGAAGGGATGGGCATCAGGGGAACGGGTGAGATGAAGGGAAGGGGTCAGATGAAGGGATGGGGATCAGGGGATGGGgtcaggggaagggaaggggtcAGACAAAGGGATGAGGGTCAGATGATGGGATGGGTATCAGAGGATGGGGTCTGAGGAAGGGATGGGGGTCAGACGAAGGGATGGGAtcaggggaagggatggggatcaggggttggggtcagctGAAGGGTTGGGGTCAGAAGAAGGGATGGAGTCAGATGAAGGGATGGGGTCAGGCGATGGGATGGGCATCGGGGGAAGCGGCCAGACGAAGGGATGGAGTCAGATGAAGGGGTCAGACGAAGGGATGGGGCCAGTGGAAGGGAGGGGGCCAGACTAAGACCCGCGGGTAGCCGCCGCCCCGGTGCCGTCGGGCAGCGGGGATGCGGCGGGCGGTGTCCGGGCcgggctgcgcggggcggggggagccgggggagaggggggggggggcgggcggagggcggcggcggctcctcctCCGCGGGCGCCCGCCCGGGAGCGGCCCCGGTTGCCGGCGCCGCCCGCTCTATAAGGGGCGGCGGCCGCTCGCTTCTCCCGCACACGCAGCCCCTCGTCCGCGGGGCTCGGAGCGGCATGGCCCGCGGCGGGGCGCCATGGCCGGGGGGcttccccgccgccccccgcggaccaccccccccctcctcctcctcctcctcctcgtcgtcGTCGTTGTCGTCTCCCCCCCGTTCCCGCGGGGCCGCGGCGGCGGGCCGGGCGTGAGGGCGGCCCCGGGGGGCGCTCGGCATGCGGCCGCGCGGCCGTCGAGCCGGGGCGCGGGGCTAGCGGCGGGCGGGCCGGCGGCCCCGGaagggcgggcgggcggcggggaggtGGCGCCCGGGCCGGGGATGCGGCAGCCCGCGCCCCGCGGGGGGTGAGGCGAGCCCCGGCCCCCGGAGCCGGGGGGGGATGGAGCCCGGCGGCCCCTGCGAGGCTCCGCTGGCCCCCGCCAACGGGTCCTACCCCGGCCGAAACTGCAGCGCCGAGGACGGGATCTACCAGGACGCCACCCCGCTCTCCGGGAAGATCGTGCTCGCCGTCGTCCTGGCGCTCGTCACCCTGGCCACGGTGCTCTCCAACGCCTTCGTCATCGCCACCGTCTACCAGACGAGGAAACTCCACACGCCGGCCAACTACCTGATCGCCTCGCTGGCCGTCACCGACCTGCTGGTCTCCATCCTcgtcatgcccctcagcaccgtGTACACTGTGACCGGCAAGTGGACGCTGGGCCAGGTGGTCTGCGACATCTGGCTGTCCTCGGACATCACCTGTTGCACGGCGTCCATCCTGCACCTCTGCGTCATCGCCCTGGACCGCTACTGGGCCATCACGGACGCCGTCGAGTACTCCACGAAGCGGACTCCCCGGCGGGCGGCGGGCATGATCGCCCTGGTGTGGGTCTTCTCCATCTGCATCTCCATGCCCCCCCTGTTCTGGCGGCAGGCCAAGGCCGAGGAGGTGTCCCACTGCGTGGTGAACACGGACCACGTCCTCTACACCGTGTACTCCACGGTGGGAGCCTTCTACTTCCCCACGCTGCTGCTGATGGCCCTCTACGGCAGGATCTACGTGGAAGCCAGGTCTCGGATTTTGAAGCAGACGCCAAAGAAAGCGGGTAAGAGACTAACGCGGGCTCAGTTAATCACGGACTCGCCGGGGTCGTCCTCCTCGGTCACGTCCATAAACTCCAAGGCCCCCGAGGGATCCAGCGAGACGGGCTCCCCCGTGTACATGAACCAGGTGAAGGTGAAGGTCTCGGACGCCctgctggagaaaaagaagctcACGGCCGCTAGAGAGCGGAAAGCTACAAAGACTTTAGGGATTATTTTAGGAGCCTTCATCGTCTGTTGGCTGCCCTTTTTCATCATCAGCCTGGTGTTGCCGATTTGCAAGGACGCTTGCTGGTTCCACGTGGCCATCTTCGACTTTTTCACGTGGCTCGGATATCTCAACTCCCTCATCAACCCCATCATCTACACCATGTCGAACGAAGACTTCAAGCAAGCTTTCCACAAACTCATACGTTTCCGATGCGCGAGCTGAACGCCTTTGAATGCGCTGTGTTCTCCGGGACTGCCCCATGCACGCCCGTGCCCGAGGCCACAGGTGGGTGCGCGGCGCTCGGGAtgcttctctttgcctttcaggGGACAGCCCCACCaaatagctttttattttctttctttttttaaggggCTGCCCTGCCTGGGGTTCGGGTGCTTTGCGAGTCGCGGAGATGCTGCGCGGTCCCGTTtcacagtgtgtgtgtgtgtcctgtCGCCCCCCCCCCTTGCCCCAAACTCACGACTATTTGCTCTCCATCCCACCTATTACACCGGCTTGCCCCTATTTCGTATGCTGACGCCCCGTCTTTAGTCCAAATTAGCGCTCAAGGCTCTTAATTTCCAGCCGAGCTGCCCAGCCCCTCGGGGAGCAGGGTCAGAGCATCCCCCGCAGCAGCTGGAGGCATCGGGGGAGAAGCCGGGGATGCAGCCCCGGTGCCAGCGTCGAGTCGGGTTgggttctttcttttttttttttggcaaagaaaggtaGGACAAGCCCCAGAGTAGGGCTGCTTGTAAAGTTCAGCCTACTTTCTGGCCTCTTTAGGGCTccggctgctcctgctgggagCGGAGTCGGCTGGGAGCAGGCATCCGTAGCGTGAAAGCTGCCTTTAGCCGCCCTGAAAGGCTCAGCACCTTGATGTTTCTCTTCACAGGCAGGAAAAGCTGTGCCTTTCTGCGCCTCTGACAAAAGTGGCTGCCGGCTCATAAGCTAAACTCAGCGCCAGGTTCTGCAGAATACACCTTTATTGTGCTACTTCAATAATACTGCcaatcttttctgctttttgtctgCAGAATCAAGTTGCTATTGTAAAGACCCACTGCTTGAAACTTCCCGAAGCCCCGTTGCCAGACTCATGATGCTGCAAAAACATCAATGCATACTGCCACCAAACTGCTCAGCTCTGCATTTCAGTGTAATGACCCTGGCAGAGATGCTGTTCCAATAGTCATGCAGATCAGTTGCAAAAAAAAGAGGGCAGCCTCGAATCAAGGTCTATAATTCATCTGGATTGAAGAAAAAAGTTTGAGAGCAAACTCCATTTATTTTGCAGGCTTAACTTCTTCTTAATTTGTTCTCCGGCCGGTTGTAGGGGTGTGCACAAGAGCACAGTTGTCTCTGTCTATGTTGGTAGCATAGTTGTACTTCTGCACAcctgtaatttctttctttcagtggaAAGAGTTGCTCCCTTCACCTGTGAGGCCAAGAGGAGAATAAAGAGCAGCATTTAAAATAGGAGCATCACAGTACAGTCTGTAAATGACTCCTTCAGCTGAATGTGTGTGAGAAGTGACAGTGTGCAAAAgttatatttgtatttcaaaaaaatAGCAAATGCAAATGCTGTAGAAACAAGAGTTGTAGACCTCTTCAACTGCACTGCATGTCTAGTCTGTCCTCATAGTTGTGTTTATAAGGTAAATACTTCTTGCTTCTACTCTATAAATCGagagcagaaaacaagaagtccagtgaccttttccatgaaccAGCTGGGAATAGAAGTAGCAGTTTGATGTTGTAACCATGTGTTCCATTTTGTGTCAGTTGCACACCCTTACCGCATGTACCACTGCGAAATTTAGAATTCTCTAATTACATAATTCAGTGTATTTTGTAAAGAAGTGAAGCAGTTGGCTCTTTCAGAAGAGCTGTATCACCTGCAAAATAAATACCCATGAATCATTAATTAACTGATGTTGGTGAAATTACTCTTCTTCCTACTTCCCcccctatttttttcttttttttttttttttcctgctcagaCCTTCCTTAAGACAGGTCTATGCATATTCAGCAAAGTTAGAGTTCCAGGATATGGTCCACCTGCTGTGATAGAACTGCATTGATTGTTCCTCCTatgtgtaaatgaaaatgagcatAAACAATAAAATGCTTTACTGTGTTCTCAAGAGTGTTTGGTGGCGATTGTGTGACTGAAAGGACTATTATTGGTTTACCTAGTTTCTCAGTATTGACTTTTTAGGTAATGGCTGATTCGATGAGTCACTCAAAGCAGTTGATGAAGGCTGAAATTGCAAGCTTCAATCAGTGGTCAGATTTTTAACAGGCAGCTTTGTTTTCATCCGAACCAGTGCTGTTAGGTATAATACTTAACTATTTTCATATAATCCTATATTAAATTTCTAGGtgttttaacaaatatttttcttactccATTACAGGCAAACAAAACTTATTTTGGAACTTGGTAGATGCTATACTGTTCTCTTAAAACTGTGTATGTGTTCTAGATGGGGACTATTATAAAGACTCAAAGTCTTATGTGGTTTTGCTACCTGTTATTCTTCATAGAGTCATTCAACTAATCGGGATTTATTTACTTAACTGAATGGTAAAGAAAGAACCTGACCCTCTGTGCCTCTGAAACTCCGTTAACTTTAAGAAGACAACGTGGTCATGGGCTGGAAGGAAGTCTGCATAACACTAAATAAAGTAatggaaaataagcattttcaGTAATTTGAAGAAATCAAGAAGactctcttcaaaattgcataATTCTGAAAAAGAGAATGACTATACTGTGCTTCTAGAAACTACTCTTGAATTATTAAAGACAAATGTGATTAGAGGCATTTTCTGAAACACTAGCTTATTTACTGTTTCTTGAGAGCTGTGAGGATGTTTCCCTCCTGCCTCACCATTTCTTTGCTGTGCTTGGTTACTTGCACTCTGCCTCTGAAAGGATGTAGCATCTGAAATTTTCAGTAGGAGAGGTGGTCCTTTTCCCCACTTGTCTCTGTACTCCTGTGGAAGGGGCTCAGTAGAATCTTCTTCCATCACACTGTTTCTTCCACTACAGAAGTAGCAAGCCTTCCCTTTCCTATCTGTTTGTTTCATTGGATTCAAACATTGTCAAGTGATGTTGTTGAGACAAATCTGCTGGATGCTTAGGTTTGAAGTTGACCACACATTTACAAACCTCATGCTTCCCACGTTTTATGGTAAGGAATACGTGCATGATAGTGTTGCTGACTGCAAGCACTGTAAGACACGACTGTGGAAGGGTAGCTGCATTTGTGGGAGCAACTGTTTGTAGTCCCATGGCTGCACTATTTTCCCAGCATTCCTCAATTTGTCCTTAGATATTTCTCGCTCTTTCAATTAATAGAACAGAGATGCCGAATATGGACATGGAGGGGGGAGATCTCTTGGAATGAGCCTTCATACAGCTGTGTACAGCCTACATAGTCATACCTCTTCTGGATGTGTAAGAAAAACACAATGCCTTTAACTAAGTTGCAAGGCTCCATAGGAAACAGGGGATTTCAACAAATTCTCTAGACATTTACATCATATTCACTGCCACAGCATTAGAGGAAGCTGGCCTGCCCTTCAGCCTCATGTAGAGAAGGGGTGATGGTTAATACTCCATTTGGAATAGTTGATTTCCACCCTCTTCTGTCCCCGCCTGCAAAAAGCCAACCTGCCTTCCGTTAGCAGAGCAAGTCCCATGGCTTTCTGATTCACAAGTGCTCCCTTGGTCAGAAAGGACTGGATTTTGTCAGAAGTAAGCACTTCCACCTGAAAATCCAGATCAATCTAACGCTGTTCTTTCAGGGCATAAAGCGGAAAAAAACCTTCAAGTAGTAGTAGAATTGGAAAACAAGCATTGTGATTTGCAGCAGCAAGTAAGGCCAAGCAGCATGGCTGAAGGCAATTCTGTATTCAAATGGAGAAATCCCTTTCGAATTGAAATGTAGCAGGGACTGAAGAACAAGTTTCTCCACCAAAGAGAGCCTGTAGCAAAGAAAgagtgcaaggaagttgtccaAAGTCTCCAAGCCTTGACACTGGATGTAAGGGAGTAAAACAGGGTTACTACTCCTGGGTCTCAGGACCCCTGCAGACACGTAAGCAAACAGTTTCTGAGAGAAGAACCGTGCTGAGACATGTTGGAAAATTACAGGTGTGCATTTATTCAGTAAAATAGATGATAACTTCTTTTTGGGTTAGGACACATA
This genomic window contains:
- the HTR1B gene encoding 5-hydroxytryptamine receptor 1B, whose translation is MEPGGPCEAPLAPANGSYPGRNCSAEDGIYQDATPLSGKIVLAVVLALVTLATVLSNAFVIATVYQTRKLHTPANYLIASLAVTDLLVSILVMPLSTVYTVTGKWTLGQVVCDIWLSSDITCCTASILHLCVIALDRYWAITDAVEYSTKRTPRRAAGMIALVWVFSICISMPPLFWRQAKAEEVSHCVVNTDHVLYTVYSTVGAFYFPTLLLMALYGRIYVEARSRILKQTPKKAGKRLTRAQLITDSPGSSSSVTSINSKAPEGSSETGSPVYMNQVKVKVSDALLEKKKLTAARERKATKTLGIILGAFIVCWLPFFIISLVLPICKDACWFHVAIFDFFTWLGYLNSLINPIIYTMSNEDFKQAFHKLIRFRCAS